The following coding sequences are from one Paenarthrobacter ureafaciens window:
- the dhaK gene encoding dihydroxyacetone kinase subunit DhaK, with protein sequence MKKLINDPRAVVDESVEGFGMAHADLVDVHPDPKFVVRKGAPVKGKVALVSGGGSGHEPLHAGFVGLGMLDAAVPGAVFTSPTPDQIIPATTAVDSGAGVVHIVKNYTGDVLNFETAAEMAQAEGVAVRSVLVNDDVAVEDSLYTAGRRGVGGTVLVEKIAGAAAERGDDLDAVAAIAERVVANVRTMGVALSGCTVPHAGTPSFELADDEIEIGIGIHGEPGRHKIAMEPADAITDRLLEPVLEDLSIASGDKVLLFVNGMGGTPLSELYIVYRRAAQVLAERGATVERSLVGNYVTSLEMQGCSVSVLRLDDELTTLWDAPVHTAALRWGV encoded by the coding sequence ATGAAAAAGCTCATCAATGATCCACGTGCGGTGGTGGACGAATCCGTCGAGGGTTTCGGTATGGCGCATGCCGACCTCGTGGACGTCCACCCCGACCCCAAATTCGTCGTCCGCAAGGGTGCGCCGGTGAAGGGAAAGGTCGCCTTGGTATCGGGCGGGGGCAGCGGCCACGAACCGCTGCATGCAGGCTTCGTTGGACTCGGCATGTTGGACGCCGCAGTGCCGGGAGCCGTGTTCACCTCACCCACACCCGACCAGATCATCCCGGCGACCACCGCGGTGGACTCCGGTGCCGGCGTCGTACACATCGTGAAGAACTACACCGGTGACGTCCTGAACTTCGAGACCGCAGCGGAAATGGCCCAGGCCGAAGGCGTGGCCGTCCGCTCGGTGCTCGTGAACGACGACGTTGCCGTGGAGGACTCGCTGTACACGGCCGGGCGGCGCGGCGTCGGCGGGACGGTCCTCGTGGAGAAGATCGCGGGGGCCGCCGCCGAACGGGGCGACGACCTTGATGCCGTAGCCGCCATCGCCGAGCGCGTGGTGGCGAACGTCCGGACCATGGGCGTGGCACTCTCCGGTTGCACGGTCCCGCACGCGGGCACGCCGAGCTTCGAACTCGCTGATGACGAGATTGAGATCGGAATCGGCATCCACGGCGAACCAGGCCGGCACAAGATTGCCATGGAACCCGCGGATGCCATCACCGACCGGCTGCTGGAACCTGTGCTGGAGGATCTTTCCATCGCCTCCGGGGACAAGGTCCTGCTGTTCGTCAACGGCATGGGCGGCACGCCCCTGAGTGAGCTGTACATCGTCTACCGCCGGGCGGCGCAGGTGCTCGCCGAACGGGGTGCCACTGTGGAGCGTTCGCTGGTTGGCAATTACGTGACCTCCCTGGAGATGCAGGGATGCTCCGTGTCGGTGCTTCGCCTGGACGATGAACTGACCACCCTTTGGGACGCTCCCGTCCATACTGCGGCCCTCCGTTGGGGA
- a CDS encoding FAD-binding oxidoreductase, which translates to MFTPTDPGFAEEVAAFNLSTQHQPDVAFGALDAEDVATAVKWAAEQGMPVAVQSTGHGASNAIQGGLLISTRRMLELSIDPVERTARVGAGVRWKAVVDHAATFGLMGLCGSTTDVGVVGYTLGGGLPIMGRKYGFASDHVIAFELVTADGTQRRVSKDENPELFFLLRGGKGNLGIVTAIEFHLFPSEDIFAGGVYFDGQHAATVLDQFSRWVDTLPTEASASLAFLRLPDMDIIPEPLRGKFVVHLRYAYQGDAAVATQLLEPMRQCAPFMMDATGPLESTQFDSIHQDPDQPVPARERGFLLDRLDHQAKEAILRHFGPGVESPVLMAELRLLGGALAVSADGEDSVSGRDAAFSFFMAGIAVPPLAELLPQVYDAVQEDLREASSGSTFVNLHGHFVDAEDRDRAWAPRIRERLKRAKAEVDPNNMFSFGHVVGLPVIDQTVLLEDVVTTGGDAVPGN; encoded by the coding sequence GTGTTCACGCCTACCGATCCAGGGTTCGCTGAAGAAGTAGCGGCCTTCAACCTTTCAACACAGCACCAGCCGGATGTTGCGTTCGGCGCCCTCGACGCCGAGGACGTCGCAACCGCGGTGAAATGGGCAGCGGAGCAGGGCATGCCCGTTGCCGTCCAGTCCACCGGCCACGGTGCCTCCAATGCAATTCAGGGCGGCTTGCTGATCAGCACCCGCCGGATGTTGGAACTGAGCATAGATCCCGTCGAAAGGACCGCCCGCGTTGGTGCGGGCGTCCGATGGAAGGCGGTGGTTGACCACGCTGCAACCTTCGGCCTGATGGGTCTGTGCGGTTCCACCACGGACGTGGGCGTGGTGGGCTACACGCTTGGCGGCGGCCTGCCGATCATGGGCCGCAAGTACGGCTTCGCTTCCGACCACGTCATCGCCTTCGAACTCGTCACGGCCGACGGCACCCAACGACGCGTGTCCAAGGACGAGAACCCGGAACTGTTCTTCCTCCTCAGGGGAGGAAAGGGCAACTTGGGGATCGTCACGGCAATCGAGTTCCACCTGTTTCCCAGCGAAGACATCTTTGCCGGCGGCGTCTATTTTGACGGCCAGCATGCGGCAACAGTCCTCGATCAGTTCAGCCGGTGGGTGGACACCCTTCCAACGGAAGCATCGGCGTCGTTGGCTTTCCTGCGGCTGCCGGACATGGACATCATCCCGGAACCACTCCGCGGGAAGTTCGTGGTGCACCTCCGTTATGCGTACCAAGGTGATGCCGCAGTGGCCACCCAACTTCTGGAGCCCATGCGCCAGTGCGCCCCCTTCATGATGGATGCCACGGGTCCGCTTGAGTCCACGCAGTTCGATTCAATCCACCAGGACCCGGACCAACCGGTTCCGGCCCGTGAGCGGGGTTTCCTGCTGGACCGGCTGGATCACCAGGCCAAGGAGGCCATCCTGCGGCACTTCGGTCCCGGCGTCGAAAGTCCCGTTCTCATGGCGGAGCTTCGCCTCCTCGGCGGTGCCCTGGCGGTTTCGGCCGACGGTGAGGACAGCGTCAGCGGCCGCGACGCGGCATTCAGTTTCTTCATGGCAGGGATAGCCGTCCCGCCCTTGGCGGAGCTGCTTCCGCAGGTGTACGACGCCGTCCAGGAGGATCTGCGCGAGGCCTCCAGCGGTTCGACTTTCGTGAACCTGCACGGGCACTTTGTTGATGCCGAGGACCGCGACCGGGCTTGGGCTCCACGCATCCGGGAGCGCCTGAAGAGGGCCAAAGCGGAAGTCGACCCGAACAACATGTTCAGCTTCGGACATGTCGTAGGGCTGCCGGTCATCGATCAGACCGTACTGCTCGAGGACGTTGTCACGACCGGCGGCGACGCCGTGCCGGGCAACTAG